Below is a genomic region from Halorubrum depositum.
GAACGGGGCCTGCGGGCCTTCGTCGTCGCCGCCGTCGTCGGTCGTCTCGCCGGGGAACGACGGCGACATGCCGCCGCTGCTGGTGCCACCGAGGTCGCCGTCGGCGCCGGAGTCCATGCCGGTGTCGGCGTGGACCGTCTCGATCTCCGGGATCTCCTTGACCATCCGGGACTTGATCGCCTGGATCGTCATCGGCGAGATCCCGCAGCCGGAGCAGGCGCCGCCGAGTTGGATCGTGACCTCGCCGTTCTCGCGGTCGAGGTGGCTGATGGCGGCGCTCCCGCCGTGCATCTGGATCTGCGGGAAGTTGCGCCGCAGGAAGTTCGTGATCCGCTCGCGGAGCTCGTTTTCCCCGTCGGCAGTGTCCGTGCTCATGCCAGCGAATTGGCGGTCGGCGGGCTTATGCCTTTGGTTCGACCGGACTCGAACCGCGAGAACCGACGTTTCGGACGACGAGCCGGTGGCGATCGCTACTCCGGCCGGTCGACCTGAAACGTCCGGTGGAGCTCCGTTTCGATCCGCTCGACGTACTCCTCGAGCGTCTCCTCGAACGTCTCGTCGTCGACGAGGACGCCCTCCAGCCGATCGCGCGGGTTCTCGGGGAGCTCGACGCGGAACTCGCCGTCCTCGTAGAACGGCTCGGACTCGTTGAGGACCGTCTGGTCGATCCCGTGGATGAGCTGGGAGTCGCGACGCTCGTTCATGTGGTTGAACGCGTTCTTGTACGCGCGCTGGAGCTCCTGGAAGTAGTGGACGTACTTGTCCTCGAACTTCTCGGGGTCGAACTCGTCGGCCATGTTCTGAGCGAGGATTCGACGGGGAAAAAGGCGCTCGATCGGCGTCCGAGTGGCTTAGATGGGCAGACACCACGACAGAGGCAGCGTGACGACCGTGTCCGGCGACTGCCCGGTAGGCTGATCGAGCCCGAATAAACCGTATTCAGCGATATCAAAATGACATTCGGTGCCAGACTGCAGTGCAGGAGAGGAGTCAGTTTTGACGGAATTGCCGTCGACTCGCGGTGACCCGCTCTAGTTACTACTCGATCTTGAGCTTCTGTGATTGAACGACGAGACGAGCGGACGAAACCGCGAGGTTTCCGTACTGCCGGTGGGCTGACGCTCCCAGGCGGTAGGCTCAGTAAAGGGCACCCGATCGGTCGTGCAGGACCGGCACCGGGGCAATGAGCGCGACGCACTCACCGTAAACACGAGTGGTAGTCCATTCGTCAGCGGGCCCTCTCCGGGAGTGTTCTGGGTGGTCTCACTCTCGGGTCGCACTTCGGGCGCTGAGATGTTCGGTCGCGGACTCCCTTGATCGAGGTGGGCCGCAGTCGACGCGCTCGTGGGTCGGCTAAGTGGGTGGCCGCTCCGATTCGATAGCGGACGCTTAGGTCCCGAGTAATAACGTCTTCCGTCCTACTTCAGGGCATATTGCAACGGTTGCCCCCTTCGAAGATGTCATCTCTCAAACTCAGTAGACGGTCGATTCTGGCGCTCGCCGGTGTCGGGCTGACGGGTGGGTGTACTCGGCGGGCCGAGACCGCAGCCTCCCGCGACGAACAGCGACCGCTCTCAGTACGAATCAAGACAGTTCCTGCCGACCGGGACGCGGCAGCGATGAAACTCGCGCGATACCTAGCGACGCAACTCCAACAGGTCGGGATCGGTGCTACCGTCGTCCCAATGAGTCGCGAGCAACTCCGCCAGTCGGTCCTCACGAACCACGACTTCGAGATGTACGTCTACCGCCTCCCGCTCCGTCGAGACCCGGATTTTCTTCGTCCGGCCCTGCACTCCCGATTTGCACCCGACGGCGGGTGGCAGAATCCATTCGGGACCGAGGACCGACCGCTCGACAAACTACTGAAGCGGCAGCGGACCGAACGCGGAACAGCTCGGACCTCGACGCTACGTGAGATCCAAACCCGCCTCGTCGGGGACCAGCCGTTCACCCCCATCGCAGTCCCGGACTCGACGTGGGCGAGTCGCCCTGATCGGGTCGAATGGCCCGGCAGAGTACCGCCGCACAGCGCCTTGTCGTACCTCTCGGCCCGAACGGTCGACTCCGATTCGACCGCGACGACGTCGACGACGGCGACGTCGACTTCGGAAACCCGGCTTCGGATGGCGCTGACCGACGCGCGACCGACCGAGAACCTGAACCCGTTATCCGCGTCGTTCCGGGCCGGCAGATCGATCGTTCGACTCGTCTACGATTCGCTCGGCCGGACGTACGACGGAGCCGTTCGGCCGTGGATGGCCTCGTCGTGGACGTGGCACGAGGGCGACTCTAACGCGCTGTCCGTCGACCTCCGCGAGGGCGTCGAGTGGCACGACGGGAGGTTGGTAACCGCATCCGACGTGGCGTTCACGTTCGACCTCCTCTCCGATACCGCTCTCGGGTCGCTCGACCGACCGGTCCCGTCGCCGCGGTACCGTGGCCGCACGTCGCTCGTCAACGAGATCACCACGCAGTCGTCGCACGAGCTGACGCTCGAGTTTGGCGACGTGGACGAGTCGGTCGCCAAGCGCGCGTTGTCGGTCCCGATACTCCCGAAACACGTCTGGGAGCAGTACGCGCGCCGGACGAAAGCGGCCCGGATCGACGGTAGCGACCGCACGGAGGCACTCGAGCGGAAGAACCTCGATCCGGTCGGAAGCGGCCCGCTTCGGGTGACCGAGGCGGCCCCGGGAGAGTCGCTCTCGATGGAACCGTTCGAGTCGCACTTCCTCTCGACGGGGGGCGTCGGCGAGTCGCTCGTCGAGTTCGACGGCGGCTTCTCGTTCGACGCGCTGGAGTTCACCGTCCTCCCGTCCGGTGGAGCCGTCGTCGAACTGCTGTCGGATGGCACCCTCGACGCGTCGGCGAACTCGCTGTCCCCCGGAGCGGCGAAGAAGGCGAGGGAAGACGACGAACTCGCCGTGGAAACCGGAGAACCGCAGTGGTGCTATCACGTCGGCTACAATCACCGAAGGCCGCCGTTCGACGATGCCGGGTTCAGACGGGCGGTCGCCCGACTCGTGGACCGGTCGTCCCTCGTTGACACGCTGTTCGACGGCGAGGCGACACGGGTCGTGTCTCCGCTCGGGACGACGCGGTACGCGCCCGAGGGCGACGAGTGGGACGACTCGCTCGCCGACGTCCGGTTCCTCGGCGAACCCGGAAGCGACTCTCTCGACGTCAAAAGAGCGAAGTCGACGTTCTGTGACGCCGGGTACACGTATTCGTCTGACGGCGAGCTGCTGATAGACGAATGAACGCCTCGCCCCTGCTGTCGATACTGGGAGCGGTCCTCAGTGGAGCGGCGCTCGCGCTCCTCGGTGCGACGCTCATCGTCGTCGGTCCGACTCGGCTTCGGCTCAGCGTCGGCACCGTCCGTGAGCGCGTTCGAGACGCCGCGCCGTACCTCGGGTTGCTCGCCGTGGTACTCGTCGTAAACAAGGTCGCTCGTGACGTCGGTCCGGCGGTCTCGTGGGCCATCGGGTGGAACGTGACCGGCCTCATCTACGCTATCGAGGGCGACTTCGTCGAACACGTCCAGTCGCTGGCGACGCCCACGCTCACTGCCGTCTTCTCGACGGTGTACCTCTCCGGCTACGTCTTCCTGCTCTCGTTCCCGTTCGTGGCCTACCTCTTCTCGGACGACCGGCGACCGCTGAAACTCACCGCGGTGGCGTACGCGGCGAACTACGTGATCGGGCTGACCTGCTACATCCTTTTCATCTCGTACGGGCCGCGAAACCTCCTCCCGGAGCACGTCGACTCGCTCCTCTACGCGACGTACCCGCAGACGCAGATCCTCACCGGCGAGGTGAACGTGAACACGAACGTCTTCCCCTCGCTCCACACCTCGCTGTCGGTGACGACGGCCATCGTTGCCCTGCGGACGCGGAGGACGTATCCCGTGTGGGCGGTCGTCGCCCCGATCATCGCGGCCATGGTCGCCTTCGCGACGATGTATCTCGGAATCCACTGGGCCGTCGACGTCGCCGCCGGGTGCGTCCTCGGCGCCGTGAGCGTCGCCGTCGGAGACCGGCTCATCGACCGCCGCACGAACGGGACATAACCACCAGTGACCGGGGCGGTCCGTCCTCGTCGCCGTTCGTTCTCACCGTCCGCCCCGTACCGACGTACCGGCCGGTGGTCCGAGAGGCCGTCGAGCGCGTCTCCACTGCGAGATCGTCCCGCGCTTCCGGGGCATCCCAAACATAGTTGGTGGAAGACCCAACACCGTGAAGACGGTATTACCGATATGCCGAAACGAACCGACGACGAAGCTCATTCGTCCCTCCTCTACCCCGATCGGATCGAGGATGAGTCTTCATCCAATCAACGGTCGTCACCGCGTACGCCGGTTCTCTCGACGCTCAAGCGTGCGCTCACCGCCGTCGTGCTCTCCCTCTGGACGGTCGTCGAAACGAACGCTGCAGCGACACGGTCCGCCGGCGCGGAGTTCCGCAGGTCGTCCGCCGCTCTCGGTACGCAGTCGGACGAGCGGTCTGCGGTGGCCGCCGGCTCGGGCTCCGGTCGAACGAGTGTCGAATCCCGCGTCTCCGCGACGGACGCCGACCATCCGCTGGTGGGTGTCGACCCCGAACTCCTCAATCCCGAGCGCCGCACCCTCCAAGTCCTCATCGTCGAAGGCGGCGTGGTCGAACAGTCGGCGTTGGTCGAACGCACCCGCTGGACGGACTCGACGATCAGTCGAACCCTCTGTCGGATGGAGACTCAGGGGCGGATCGAGCGACGACGAGAGGGAACCGGGAAGCTCGTTCTCCTGCCGCAGAACCGGGAGAACTGACCGACCTCCGACACGCCACGTCGCCGTTGAGGGGCGATTCGATCCCAAATCAATTAGGTTCCTTCGAGAAATGGACGCGTATCAGTATTTGCGCTGCTCGTTTCGGGACTGACCTCGATACGCGTTGCGGGTACGCGTCGGGGGACAGCGACCGGGGGTAACAGAGACACCGATGACATCTCAGACAACTGTTCCACAGGATTCGAAGGAAACGGTCCTCGGACGAATGACGGACGCGGTCTTCGCGCTTGACGACCGATGGCGGTTCACGCATCTCAACGATCGCGCGGAGGAGGTGCTGGACGCCGAGGAGGAAAACCTCCTCGGCGAGGCGGTGTGGGACGAGTTCCCAGAGGCCCGCAACACGACGTTCTACCGGGAGTACCGCCGAGCGGTCGAAGCGCAGGAACCCGTCTCGTTCGAGGAGTACTTCGAGCCGTTGGAGGCGTGGTTCTCCGTCCGGGCGTATCCCTCGGAGTCCGGCCTCACCGTCTACTTCCGTGACGTGACCGACGAGCACGACCGGCGAGCCGAACTCGAACGCGAACGCGCGCGGCTCGCGGTTCGCGAGCGGTTCGACGACGTCCTCACCGACGTGTCGAAACTGGGAACGAACGCGCCGAGCCTCGCCGACTTCCAGAGCCGACTGACCGATCGCTTCCACCGTGTCGACGGGATCCGCGCCGTTCGGATCGACGAGGTCGAAACCGGGGAGCCCGCGGCGGACCGACAGGACGGCGTCGGGAACCTCGAGTTCGGTCCGGAGCTCCCGGGCGGGTTCGTCGACGCCGTCGACCGCCGCGACGTCACGCGGGTGTCGACCGCACAGACGAACGCGGAGTGGTCGGATATCGCCGGTGACGAGTTAGTGTTCGTTCCGCTCGTCACCGGGAGCCAGTTCTACGGCGTCGCGACGTTCTCCGTCGAGGAGCGTCTCGGCTCGTACGCGTGCGAGTCGTTGTTCGGTCACGTGGCCGAGACGATCGGGTGCGCCGTCGAGAACCTGTTCCGGCGTGAAAAGTGGCGATCGGTCGCCCACACCCTCGAACAGGTCGACGCGGGAGCGTACGTCGTCGATGCCGACGACGACATCGTGTGGGTGAACGACTCGTTCGCCGAGTACGTCGGCATCGACCCCGTCGACATCGTCGGCAGCGACAACGAGCTGTTCGTCGAACACCGTCTCGCGTCGGTGCTCGCCGACGCCGAGCAGTTCACGCGGCGTCTCTCGGGCGCCAGGTCGACGAGCGACGACCGACCGGAGGACCGTACCGCCCGGGTCACCGAGAGTTACGACCGGGAGGAACGGGTGCTCGAACACGAGGCGGAACCGGTCGAGGTCGGCAGGTTCGAGGGCGGAACCGCTCACGTCTTCGAGGACGTCACCGAAGAGGCGGCCGCGGAGCGATCGTTGGCCGAGACCGAATGGATCCGCGAGTCGCTCCTCGAGAGCTTCCCGGGGATGGCGTATCGGTGCCGAGACGACAGCGAATGGGAGATGGACTTCGTCGCCGGGACCGTCGAGTCGCTCACTGGGTACGGCGCCGGAGAGATCCAGTCGACCGTTTCGTGGGGCGACACGGTCGTGGACCCGCGAGACCGACGGAACGCCTGGGAGTCGATCCGATCGCAACTCGAAGACGGCGACACGTTCGAGGTGAACTACCGGATCGCCCGCCGCGACGGCACGACCCGATGGGTCTGGGAGCGCGGGCGCCGCGTCGAGACGCGAGACGGGACGCGTCTCGCCGGGTTCGTCAGTGACGTGACGGAGAAGCGAAACACGGAGGACCGCCTCAAGTGGGAGGAAGGCCGGTTCCAGTCGCTCGTCGAGCACGTCTCCGGATACGCCATCTTCACCGTGAACCGCGAGGGGCGCATCGAAAGCTGGAACGACGGTGCGGAGGCCATCACCGGATACGATGCGGACGAAGCGACCGGAAGACACCTCTCGTCGTTCGCCCCTGCCGATAGGGACGACAGCTGCCTCTCCGAGTCACACCTGACCGAAGCGTCCCTCTCCGGCGAGTCGTACGACGAGGGGTGGGTACAGACCAGCGACGGCCGCCCGTTTTGGGGCCGCGTGGTCCTTCGGGCGATCACCGACGAGGACGGCGGTGACGTGTACGGGTTCGTTGCAGTCATCCGGGACATGACCGAGCAGCGGGAGCGACGGCGTGAGCTCGAACACCAGCGCGACGAACTCGTCACGCTGAACCGAATCAACGCCGTCGTTCGCGACATCGACCGGGCGCTCGTTCAGGCGCGGAGTCGCGAGGAGATCCGTACCGCGATCTGTGAGCGACTCGCGGACGACGAGCGGTACGAACTGGCGTGGATCGGCGAGAGCGACCACGCCCGCAACGTGGTCACTCCCATCGAGTGGGCCGGAGACGAGACGGAGTACGTGGACGGCCTCGACGTGAGGATCGACGGCGAGCGCGGGGGCGGCCCGGTCGGACGGTCACTCGAGTCCGGGACCATCTCGGTCGTCCAGCGGATCGCCGACAACCCGGCGTTCGGCCCGTGGCGCGAGGACGCGCTCGAAAACGGGTTCGAATCGAGCGCGTCGATCCCCATCGAGTACGGCGGCGTCCCCTACGGCGTCCTCTGCGTCTACAGCGGCGAGGCCGGGGCGTTCGACGAGCGCGAAAAGCGACTGCTCGCCGAACTCGGAGAGATGGTCGGATACGCCCTCAACGCCGTCGACCGGAAGCAGGCGCTCGTCGAAGAGTCGATGACCGAGATATCGATGGAGCTGACCGAGAGCCTCTCGGATTTCACCGACCTCACGCACGGCACTGACGGCCGCGTGACGCTCACCAGTTCGGTCGAGACGGGCGACGGGGCGTTCCGGCAGTACATTCGAACGGACGGCATCGACCCCAACGACGTCGCCGAGGTCCTGGAGGAGAACGAGCGGGTCCGTTCCGTCGAGGTCCTCAGCGACCACGCGGCGAACGGGTCGCTCGCGATCAGTACGGACACCGCTCCCCTCATGCAGACCGTCGCCGTCTACGGCGGTCGCGTCGGCGAGGTCGTCGCCGAGGGCGATACGGTCTCCATCGACGCTCGGTTCCCCACGGAAACGAACATCCGTTCAGTCATCGAGCGGTTCCGCGAGCTGTACCCGGACCTCGAAGTGATCGCTAAGCGCCCCGTCTCGCCGGAGGACGAGGCGGAGCGTCTCGCGACGCTGGTCGCAGACGAACTGACTGGTCGGCAGGCCGAGGTGCTGGAGACGGCGTATCAGGCCGGCTACTACGAGTGGCCGCGCGATACGGACGGGACGGAGCTCTCGAACCAACTGAACGTGTCGGCGGCAACGCTGTCTCAACACCTTCGCACCGCACACGACAAAGTCGTCGGGAGCATCGTCAAACAGCGACTGGAGTGACGGCGGACACCGCCGCGAGCGCGAGAGCGTGGTCCGGGTCGGTGACGGAGGCAGACCGCGACCGAACTGATACCGGGACTCGCGTTCGCTCCCCGGGCGCAGCGTTCGTGGCTGTGACCGATCCGGTTACAGTGCGAGCGACACGGTCCCGCAGAACATGAACAGGGAGACGAACTGCCGTGCGCGAACCATGGAGACGTCGAAGTATTCCGAGTGACCCAGTCCCGAGGAGACGAGCGCCAGTGCGACGAACGCCGCGCTGACCGGCGCGAAACGACCGGTGAACATCGGTTTACGCATCGCCTCCGGTGCGCCGTCGTGAGGTGTCGGTACGGCCTGTCGATCCCTGAATGACCATGAGTGCCAATCGACGCACCGACATTTATTTATCAGGTGTGTAAGCGCTCCGGGAGAGTCAGCGACGGGAGTCTCGGGGTCCCTCTCCGGCGTACGCGTAGCTCCGCCGGGGGTGCGGACTGCCGTTACGGATGGGAAGCGCGACGCGATCGGGGCGGACCGTCACCGTACCCGCCCGTCAGTCGCGCGTGAGTGCTCGATGGCCGAAGAAGAGCACGACGAGTGCCGCGGGAATGAGCGAGGTCGACGTACCGAACGGGTTGAGGCTCGAGACGGCGAGGGCGACGCCGGCGACGCCGAAGAGGAGCACCCCTAGTTCGACGGCCCGTTCTCCCGATACCTCGCCGTCTCCGATGGACCGCATCGCCGTGCGACTATCGCTGTTCCGTTCAGTCGCAAAGGTGGGTCGGCGCGCCCCGCTGTCGGCGGTCGCGCCCTCGGTCTCGTCCGCGGTCAGGGCGTCTGCGGCACGCGACGAGAACACCTGGCCGGTCTCTCGTTCGAATTCGAGTCGGCCGGCCGAGTCGAGGTGCGGGAGGTCGAAGTCGTAGAGGACGCTGTGGATCTCCTCGTCGGTGGGGACCATTTCGTCGGTCTCCTCCTCGAACCACTCCGAGAGGGCGGTGGTCAGCTCACCGATCGTAACGGGGGTCTGAGGGCGTTCGTCGACGATCGAGACGATGGTGTCCCGGCGCTGCAGCTCGGAGACGCCGCCGAGGCCGGGTCTGTCGTCGAGCCTTGGCCCCGACCCCTCTTCGAAGTCGTCCGAGCCGGTCGGCGACCAAGGGGGTACCATTGACGGGAGGAACTATGGGATCTATAAAAATAAAACCCGTGGTGGCGCTGGGGCCTGATTCGGGATATTTCCCCTTGTTAGCCTCCGAGACCCTTATCTTACCCATAATAATTGCCGCATAGGACTTGGAACCCGACAGCGGGAGCGGGACCGCACGCGAAGCTATGAGAGGATCACACCTATTCAACGACGGATGCGAGCGACCGTCCGACGACGGCATGAGCGCGACGAACGACAGCGACGGGAGGCGTCAATGAGCGGAGACGTCAACATCGCCGATCCGATCCTGGGCGACGAAGAGGTCTCGCGCATCGAGTCGGTCGTCGACTCCGGGATGATCGCCGACGGTCCCGAAGTTCGCGAGTTCGAAGCCGAGTTCGCGGACTACTGCGACGCCGACGAGGCCGTCGCGACGTCGAACGGCACCACGGCGCTCCACACGGCGCTCGAAGCGGTCGGTGTCGGGCCCGGTGACACGGTGCTCACCACGCCGTTCTCGTTCGTCGCGACGGCGAACGCCATTCGGTTCGCGGGCGCCACGCCGGTGTTCGCGGACGTCGACCCCGAGACGTTCAACCTCGACCCCGAACGCGTCGAGGCGAAGCTCGAAGCGCTCGATGGACGCGTCGACGCGATGGTCGTCGTCCACCTCTACGGGCTCCCGGCACCGATGGACCGGTTGCGCGAACTCGCGGACGAGTACGACGTGGCCATCGTCGAAGACGCCGCACAGGCTCACGGGGCGACGTACCACGACAGCCCGGTCGGGTCGCTCGGCGACGCCGCGTGTTTCTCGTTTTACCCGACGAAGAACATGACCACGGGCGAGGGCGGCATGGTCGTCACCGACGACCAACGGGTCGCCGACGCCGCGGCGAGTTTCATCAATCACGGCCGCGAGACCGACGGGTATCGACACGTCTCGCTCGGACACAATTTCCGAATGACGAGCATCGCCGCCGCGATGGGGCGGGCGCAACTCGAACGGCTGCCCGGGTTCGTCGAGCGCCGCCGTGAGAACGCGGCGAGACTCGATGAACTGCTCGCGGAGACGAACGCCGTCACACCGGTGAGTCCCGACGGCTGTGGGCACTCCTACCACCAGTACACGATCCGCGTCGGCAACCGCGATTCGGTCGCCGAGCGGCTCGACGAACACGGGATCGGAAGCGGAGTGTACTACCCGCGATGTATCCACGACCAACCCGCATATGACGCACTCGACGTGAGTGCCCCGGCCGCGGAGCGCGTCGCTGATCAGGCGCTGTCACTCCCAGTGCATCCGGCGCTCGACGAGGAGGAAGTCGAACGAGTCGGGAGCGTCCTCCGCGACGAGGTGACCGTCGAGCCGCCGGCCGACCCCGCGCGGACGACCGTGGAGGTGTCCAATGACTGACGACACCGTCAGCGCGGGCGTCGTCGGCGTCGGCAGCATGGGGCAGAACCACGCCCGCGTCTACGACGAACTCGAGGAGACGGACCTCGTCGGCGTCTTCGACGTGGACGACGACAACGCGGCGGACGTCGCCGCGGAGTACGGGACGACTTCGCGGTCGATGGCCGATCTCCTCGACGTCGTCGACGTCGTCTCCGTCGCCGTGCCGACCCAGTTCCACTACGAGAACGCGAAGCGCGCCCTCGAAGCCGACGTGGACGTGCTCGTGGAGAAACCGTTCGTCGCCGACCCCGAGAAGGGCCAAGAGCTCATCGACATCGCGGACGAGCGCGACCTCACGTTACAGGTCGGCCACATCGAACGGTTCAACCCCGCGGTCCAGACGCTTCGTGACCTCGTGGACGAGTTGAACATCTACGCGGTGTCGACCGAACGGGTCGGGCCGCCGATAGACCGCGCCATCGACGACTCGGTCATCATGGATCTGATGATCCACGACCTCGACATCGTGCTCGACATCGTCGACGGCGACGTCGACTCGTACAGTTCGGTCGGCACCCCCGACTGCCGCTACGCCAACGCAACCCTCCGATTCGACTCCGGCGTGACTGCGTCTCTCACCACGAGCCGCGTCACCCAAGAGAAGGTCCGCGGACTCACCATCTCAGCGGAGGAGTGCCGCGTCAAGGTCGACTACATCGACCAGAGCATCGAAATCCACCGCTCGTCGGTGCCGGCGCACATCGACGACGACTCCTTCGTGCGCCACCGACACGAGAACTTCGTCGAGACGCTCACCGTCGAACAGGTCGAACCCCTGAAGAGCGAACTCAGCTCGTTCGCGCACGCCGCCGAGACGGGAGAAGACCCCGTCGTGGACGGAAAGCAGGGGCTCCGCGTGCTGAAATTGACGAAATCGCTGGACAGCGCGGCGCAGTCGGGATCGGCCGATAGCCCGAACATTTCTGCCGACGCGGACTGACCGTCGCCGATCGACGGCGTGAACCGACGTAACCGGCTGCAACAATCCGAATTAAGCCGATTTTCAACCCGACGATGTCTGACGGTTGTTGAAAACCCAACAATGCCCCCGTCTTGCGATTTGGGGCGTTGAAACAGTGTGAAACAGTCGTGGAAACGGAAATGAAATACCTTAGAGCCGGGCGTAAACAGACGAAAACATTTGGAAAATCCGGAACTATCTCACCGGTTTATTTGGTCCCTCTGTGATGGTACGAGCGACGATGACTGCCCAAGTAGACGTCCCCGAAGACTCGCTGCTCGAACCGCAAGCGGAGGAAGAGACGACAGATCTCGACGCTGACGAGGTGTACCATCTACTCCAGAACGAGCGCCGCCGGAAGGTCCTCGAGTATCTGCGCGGCCGCGAGGGCCCGGTCCAGATGCGCGACATCGCGGAGCAGGTCGCCGCGTGGGAGCACGACACGACGGTGCAGGCGCTGATGTCCGACCAGCGGCAGCGCGTGTACATCGCGCTGTACCAGGCGCACCTCCCGAAACTCGACGAAGAGGGGGTCATCGACTACAACCAGAGCCGAGGGATCGTCGAGAAGAACCCCCCCGCCCAGGAGCTCATCGCCCACCTCGAACAGCCGGGAGACGACGACGAGTCCGACGCCGACGAGTCGGAGCAGGCGTGGGGGAAGTACTACCTCGGCGTGTCGGGCGTGAGCGCGCTCCTGATCGGTGCGTCGGGACTGGGTCTCCCCGCGATCAGTTCCGTTCCGCACCTGTTCGTCGCCCTCGCGGTAATGAGCGTGTACACCGCGCTCTCGTTCTGGCAAGTGCTCGACGAGTCCGGCGACGCGGACGAAGAATAAGGCTTTCCGCACCAGACGCCCGGCGACGCGCCGACTGCTCCGATATAAACGCCGCTTGCGGTGTGAGATGAGTATCTGAGCGTTGTAGAGCGGTGAGTACCCAGTACGACCACCGGAGGTCGTCGAATCTGTCCTCCGTGAGATTAATACGGGAGAGCCTGATTCAGGGATATACGAGTTAGATCTGATGAACATAACTGTGCGTTCGCAGCCGAGTCGAGAAGGCGGAACGCTCGACTGCGGAGTGACTCACCACCACTATCCGAGTGACCACACCCGCACAGAGCCGCGTTCCTCGTGACGATGTCTCAGACCCGAGCCTTGTTCGTGATGGCCGCGTTCGTCTTCCTCGCGGCCATCGCCCCTGCGTCCGTCACCGCGACGCCGGTCGCACAGCAGAACGGGACGATCGTCCAAGCCGAGTTCACCGACCCGGTGCCGGTCGAAGGCGCCAACGGGTCCGCGTACCTCTGGGAGTCGGAACCCAACGGCCTGCGGGTGACGGTCCCCCCCTCTAACGGGTCGGAGCTCTACGAGGTCTGCGTGCAGAACGAGACCGGTGCGCAGATCGTCTGCGACAACCAGAGAGCCGCGTCAGGGGACCGAGCGGTGACGATGGACCTCGCCGACCTCTCGGCGTTTCGGGAGACGCAGAACGTCACCGTCGTCCTCTGGCCCGGCTCTCCGGGCGAGTCCGAGCCGATCGGCTCCGACACGATCAGCATCAGGGTCGTCGAGAAGGACGGCGACATCGACGGCGACAAACTCTCGAATGCGGAGGAGCTGTCGCACAACACCTCGATGCTCCTGATGGACACCGACAGGGACAGCCTCAGCGACGGGGCCGAGGTGAACAACTACGGCACGTCGCCGACGTCGGCCGACACCGACGGCGACAACCTGTCGGACGCGGCCGAGCTGTCGAGATCGCTCGACCCGACGGACCCGGACACCGATGGCGACGGGATTCCCGACGGCGTCGAGGTGGAACGCGGGTTGGCGCCGAAGGACCCGAACGCCGATACGGACGGTGACGGCCTGTCAGACGCCTACGAGTACGAACACGGTAGCGACCCGACGAAAGTGGACACCGACGGCGACGGACTGAACGACGGGTTGGAGGCGCGGCTGGGGACGGGTCCGGACGACGGCCGTACCACGCCGATGCTCCTGTTCGCGGGCCTGACGCTCTTCGGTATCTCCGT
It encodes:
- a CDS encoding DUF7344 domain-containing protein, which encodes MTAQVDVPEDSLLEPQAEEETTDLDADEVYHLLQNERRRKVLEYLRGREGPVQMRDIAEQVAAWEHDTTVQALMSDQRQRVYIALYQAHLPKLDEEGVIDYNQSRGIVEKNPPAQELIAHLEQPGDDDESDADESEQAWGKYYLGVSGVSALLIGASGLGLPAISSVPHLFVALAVMSVYTALSFWQVLDESGDADEE
- a CDS encoding helix-turn-helix transcriptional regulator — translated: MSQTRALFVMAAFVFLAAIAPASVTATPVAQQNGTIVQAEFTDPVPVEGANGSAYLWESEPNGLRVTVPPSNGSELYEVCVQNETGAQIVCDNQRAASGDRAVTMDLADLSAFRETQNVTVVLWPGSPGESEPIGSDTISIRVVEKDGDIDGDKLSNAEELSHNTSMLLMDTDRDSLSDGAEVNNYGTSPTSADTDGDNLSDAAELSRSLDPTDPDTDGDGIPDGVEVERGLAPKDPNADTDGDGLSDAYEYEHGSDPTKVDTDGDGLNDGLEARLGTGPDDGRTTPMLLFAGLTLFGISVLAARWAWPSWRHRVDRYVPSWLVAGRASTDDGASADDEASAERDTDEPAVAPGFDRAERQESSQPVLTDEDRVLRILRENDGWVYQSVIVEETSWSKSKVSRLLSEMADDGVIEKVSVGRQNVVAEEGSMPDGFGSPFEE